From Firmicutes bacterium HGW-Firmicutes-1, the proteins below share one genomic window:
- a CDS encoding chemotaxis protein CheD (catalyzes the conversion of glutamine residues to glutamate on methyl-accepting chemotaxis receptors), which translates to MDELIKVGMADLNVCIPPKGLTTLGLGSCVGIILYDPITKVSGLAHIMLPDSTKIKNNSNIAKFADTAVDKMIEDMCLLGARKNRLVGKLAGGAQMFSFNSTNDLMRVGERNIIASREKLQALGIRIISEDCGNNYGRTIEFNPESGELLIKTIGKPVKII; encoded by the coding sequence ATGGATGAATTAATAAAAGTAGGGATGGCGGATCTTAACGTATGTATACCACCTAAAGGTTTAACAACCTTAGGATTAGGTTCCTGTGTCGGTATAATACTTTACGATCCAATTACAAAAGTGAGTGGATTAGCTCATATTATGTTACCGGATAGTACAAAAATAAAAAACAATAGTAATATAGCAAAATTCGCCGATACAGCAGTAGATAAAATGATTGAGGATATGTGCTTACTCGGTGCAAGAAAAAATAGACTTGTCGGCAAGCTTGCTGGTGGAGCTCAAATGTTTTCCTTTAATAGTACCAATGATTTAATGAGGGTCGGTGAAAGGAATATTATTGCCTCTAGAGAAAAGCTGCAAGCCCTGGGAATTCGTATTATATCAGAAGATTGTGGTAATAATTATGGTAGAACAATAGAATTCAACCCTGAATCGGGTGAGCTGTTAATAAAAACTATTGGGAAGCCCGTAAAAATAATATAA
- a CDS encoding FliA/WhiG family RNA polymerase sigma factor (involved in the initiation of sporulation and glycogen biosynthesis) — MDEVSKTKLWEKYSKTKDVTIKEQLIIEYAQLVKFVAGRLSMYLGSNVEFEDLCGYGIFGLIDAIDKFDYEKGVKFETYASLRIRGSILDNIRKMDWIPRSIRKKQKVMDVAIRKLEIEHGRTATDEEISNELEISTDEYYKWMNQTKALALTSLEEYVEQGGETRVEPVSNSRYTQPEEMAEREALKNLLSNAIEGLSEKEKKVIILYYYEELTLKEISAIMGVSESRISQLHTKSLSKMKSTLGTHLSIFMTN, encoded by the coding sequence ATGGATGAAGTGAGTAAAACAAAACTTTGGGAAAAATACAGTAAGACGAAAGATGTGACAATAAAAGAGCAATTAATTATTGAGTATGCTCAATTGGTAAAATTTGTTGCTGGTAGACTTAGCATGTATTTAGGAAGCAATGTGGAATTTGAGGACTTATGTGGTTATGGTATTTTTGGATTGATTGATGCAATTGATAAATTCGATTATGAAAAAGGTGTTAAATTTGAAACCTATGCATCGCTTCGGATTAGAGGCTCTATTTTAGATAACATAAGAAAAATGGATTGGATTCCAAGATCAATTAGAAAAAAACAAAAAGTAATGGATGTTGCAATTAGAAAATTAGAAATTGAGCATGGCAGAACTGCAACCGATGAAGAAATAAGTAATGAATTAGAAATTTCTACCGATGAATATTATAAGTGGATGAATCAAACCAAAGCATTGGCATTAACATCACTTGAAGAATATGTAGAACAGGGTGGAGAGACAAGGGTAGAACCTGTATCAAACTCTAGATATACGCAACCAGAAGAAATGGCTGAACGTGAAGCCCTTAAAAATCTATTATCAAATGCAATCGAAGGTCTATCCGAGAAAGAAAAAAAGGTTATTATATTATATTATTATGAAGAACTAACATTAAAGGAAATCAGTGCGATTATGGGTGTTTCAGAATCAAGAATCAGCCAATTACACACAAAATCTTTAAGTAAAATGAAAAGTACGCTAGGTACACATCTTAGCATTTTTATGACGAACTAA
- the rpsB gene encoding 30S ribosomal protein S2: MSVISMKQLLEAGVHFGHQTRRWNPKMAEYIYTERNGIYIIDLQKTVGLVDKAYYAIRSAIEDGGTILFVGTKKQAQDAIKTEAERCGMYYVNQRWLGGMLTNFKTIQGRIKRLKELETMQEDGTFDVLPKKEVIKLKGEMEKLEKNLGGIKNMKGVPSAMFIVDPRKERIAIQEAHILGIPIISIVDTNCDPEEIDYVIPGNDDAIRSVKLIVAKMADAVIEANQGAQDNEEEKKAPIRRQEVKPEVVNSTIEATQQVQ; this comes from the coding sequence ATGAGCGTTATATCAATGAAGCAATTACTTGAAGCAGGTGTTCACTTTGGACATCAAACAAGAAGATGGAATCCAAAAATGGCGGAATACATCTACACAGAAAGAAACGGTATTTATATTATCGATTTACAAAAGACTGTTGGATTAGTAGATAAGGCTTACTATGCTATTAGATCTGCAATTGAAGATGGTGGAACTATTTTATTTGTTGGAACAAAAAAACAAGCTCAAGATGCAATTAAAACGGAAGCTGAACGTTGTGGAATGTACTATGTTAACCAAAGATGGTTAGGTGGTATGTTAACAAATTTCAAAACGATTCAAGGAAGAATAAAAAGATTAAAAGAATTAGAAACTATGCAAGAAGATGGTACTTTTGATGTTTTACCTAAAAAAGAAGTTATCAAACTTAAGGGTGAAATGGAAAAGCTTGAAAAGAATCTTGGTGGTATTAAAAATATGAAGGGTGTTCCTTCAGCAATGTTTATCGTAGACCCAAGAAAAGAAAGAATTGCTATCCAAGAAGCACATATATTAGGTATTCCAATTATTTCAATCGTTGATACAAACTGTGATCCAGAAGAAATAGATTATGTTATTCCGGGTAATGATGATGCAATTAGATCCGTTAAGCTTATCGTAGCAAAGATGGCTGATGCAGTAATCGAGGCTAATCAAGGCGCTCAAGACAATGAAGAAGAAAAAAAAGCTCCGATTAGAAGACAAGAAGTGAAACCAGAAGTAGTTAATAGCACAATAGAAGCAACACAACAAGTGCAATAA
- a CDS encoding elongation factor Ts, whose protein sequence is MAITAGMVKDLRERTGAGMLDCKKALEHTEGNIEKAIEYLREKGLSQAAKKASRIAAEGLVAVNSDTSGKIAAIVEVNSETDFVAKNDIFKSYVKEVADQAMATNSTTIEEFLAEQWILDTSKTVTDVLNEKISLIGEKLNIRRFDKMNVTDNGIVESYIHGGGRIGVIIEFVTDVVNDSIKECAKNIAMQVAAIAPKYVSRTEISEEFVEKEREILKQQAINENPDKPESIIDKMMVGRLNKQLKEICLVDQQYVKDGDFTVEQYVANVAKANGANLSIKRFVRFETGEGIEKKEENFAEEVARQIQQ, encoded by the coding sequence ATGGCAATAACTGCAGGTATGGTAAAAGATTTAAGAGAAAGAACTGGAGCAGGTATGTTAGATTGTAAAAAAGCTTTAGAGCATACTGAAGGCAACATTGAAAAAGCAATCGAATATTTAAGAGAAAAAGGTTTATCACAAGCTGCTAAAAAAGCAAGTAGAATTGCGGCAGAAGGTTTAGTAGCTGTTAATTCAGATACAAGTGGAAAAATTGCTGCAATCGTTGAAGTGAATAGTGAAACTGACTTCGTTGCAAAAAATGATATCTTTAAAAGCTATGTTAAAGAAGTTGCTGATCAAGCAATGGCAACGAATTCTACTACAATTGAAGAATTTTTAGCAGAACAATGGATTTTAGATACGAGCAAAACAGTTACGGATGTATTGAATGAAAAAATTTCTCTTATTGGCGAAAAGCTTAATATCCGTAGATTTGATAAAATGAATGTAACCGATAATGGTATAGTAGAATCCTATATTCATGGTGGTGGAAGAATTGGTGTTATCATAGAATTTGTTACAGATGTTGTGAATGATAGCATTAAAGAATGTGCTAAAAACATTGCAATGCAAGTAGCTGCAATTGCACCAAAATATGTTAGCAGAACTGAAATTTCTGAAGAGTTTGTTGAAAAAGAAAGAGAAATATTAAAACAACAAGCAATCAATGAAAATCCTGATAAACCAGAAAGTATCATTGACAAGATGATGGTTGGTAGATTAAACAAACAGTTAAAAGAAATTTGTCTAGTAGATCAACAATACGTTAAAGATGGTGACTTTACTGTAGAACAATATGTTGCAAATGTTGCAAAAGCAAATGGTGCTAACTTATCAATTAAACGCTTTGTTCGTTTTGAAACAGGTGAAGGAATTGAAAAGAAAGAAGAAAACTTTGCAGAAGAAGTAGCAAGACAAATACAACAATAG
- a CDS encoding UMP kinase, with protein MSKYKRIMLKLSGEALSGDKGYGFDEATVLKVAHQVKKITENGIQVGIVIGGGNFWRGRSNEKMDRSRADQIGMLATVMNCLYVAEIFRTIGMIAAVQTPFKMGNMTEEFSKESAQKRMNNSEVVFFAGGTGHPFFSTDTAVALRALEVEADVILLAKNIDGVYDLDPKEHKHAQKFDKISLNEVIQKKLKVMDLTAAIMCLENNMPMLVFYLGEEDSLLNAVDDNISGTFVYI; from the coding sequence ATGTCAAAATACAAGCGAATAATGCTCAAGCTTAGCGGAGAAGCCTTATCTGGAGATAAAGGTTATGGATTTGATGAAGCTACAGTACTTAAAGTTGCACATCAAGTAAAAAAAATCACTGAGAACGGAATTCAAGTTGGAATTGTTATTGGTGGTGGAAATTTTTGGCGTGGTAGAAGCAATGAAAAGATGGATCGAAGTAGAGCAGATCAAATTGGAATGCTTGCTACTGTCATGAATTGTCTATATGTAGCAGAAATATTTAGAACAATTGGAATGATAGCTGCAGTACAAACACCTTTTAAAATGGGCAATATGACAGAAGAGTTTTCCAAAGAGAGTGCACAAAAACGCATGAACAATTCTGAAGTTGTTTTTTTCGCTGGAGGAACTGGGCATCCGTTTTTTTCAACTGATACAGCTGTTGCTTTAAGAGCTCTGGAAGTTGAAGCAGATGTTATTTTACTTGCTAAAAACATTGATGGTGTTTATGACTTGGATCCAAAGGAACACAAGCATGCACAAAAATTTGATAAAATATCACTAAATGAGGTAATACAAAAAAAGCTAAAGGTTATGGATTTAACAGCTGCAATCATGTGTCTAGAAAATAACATGCCTATGCTTGTATTTTATTTAGGTGAAGAGGATAGTTTGTTGAATGCAGTGGATGACAATATTTCCGGTACATTTGTATATATCTAG
- a CDS encoding ribosome recycling factor, with amino-acid sequence MKKELEIYKVKMEKTVLSLESEYNTLRAGRANPHILDKLMVDYYGQPTPVQQVGNISIPEPRLMQVQPWDKGLLKSIEKAILMSDIGINPTNDGISIRLVFPELTEERRKDLTKDVKKKGEESKVAIRNIRRDGMDHFKKLEKSHELSEDDLKTLEEDLQKLTDNFIKDIDKHVEEKIKDILTV; translated from the coding sequence ATGAAGAAAGAATTAGAAATCTATAAAGTTAAGATGGAAAAAACTGTATTATCTTTAGAATCAGAATACAATACACTTCGAGCAGGCAGAGCCAATCCTCATATATTAGACAAGCTAATGGTAGATTATTATGGTCAACCAACGCCAGTACAGCAAGTTGGAAACATAAGTATTCCTGAACCAAGATTAATGCAAGTTCAACCATGGGATAAGGGCTTATTGAAAAGTATTGAAAAAGCAATTTTAATGTCTGATATTGGTATCAATCCGACAAACGATGGAATTTCAATTCGTCTAGTATTTCCAGAGCTTACAGAAGAGCGAAGGAAAGACCTAACAAAAGACGTTAAGAAAAAGGGTGAAGAATCGAAGGTTGCTATTAGAAATATTAGAAGAGATGGTATGGATCATTTTAAAAAGCTTGAAAAGAGTCATGAGCTTTCAGAAGATGATTTAAAGACCTTAGAAGAAGATCTTCAAAAGTTGACAGATAATTTCATTAAAGATATTGATAAGCATGTTGAAGAAAAAATCAAAGATATTTTAACTGTATAG
- a CDS encoding di-trans,poly-cis-decaprenylcistransferase → MGQRVSLKDCVIPKHIAFIMDGNGRWAKERGKKRTWGHKEGSNVLKKICRDAYQLGVEYVTVYAFSTENWQRPEEEVDFLMDLLRQYLKESVKTCKKDNMRVRVIGNKEGLPLDVQDTIKELELESSGYTGLNLQIALNYGGRDEILRAIKNMSIDLNQNQLSINDLDEERFSSYLDTKEIPDPDLMIRTSGEIRLSNFLLWQLAYSEFYFTQKYWPDFKKEDLVEAIQIYNKKERRYGGLIDED, encoded by the coding sequence ATGGGGCAAAGGGTAAGCTTAAAAGATTGCGTAATTCCTAAACATATTGCATTCATAATGGATGGAAATGGAAGATGGGCAAAGGAACGAGGAAAAAAAAGAACCTGGGGTCATAAAGAAGGTAGTAATGTTCTCAAAAAAATTTGTAGAGATGCATATCAACTTGGAGTTGAATATGTGACTGTTTATGCCTTTTCAACAGAAAATTGGCAAAGACCTGAAGAGGAAGTCGATTTTTTAATGGATTTATTAAGGCAATATTTAAAGGAAAGCGTGAAAACATGTAAAAAAGACAATATGCGTGTGAGGGTCATTGGAAATAAAGAAGGATTGCCCTTAGATGTTCAAGATACAATAAAGGAGTTGGAGCTGGAATCTTCGGGATATACAGGTCTTAACTTACAAATAGCTCTTAATTATGGTGGAAGAGATGAAATACTTAGAGCAATCAAAAACATGTCTATAGATTTGAATCAAAATCAGCTTTCGATAAATGACTTAGATGAAGAACGGTTCTCGAGCTATCTTGATACAAAGGAAATACCCGATCCAGACTTGATGATTAGAACAAGTGGAGAAATTCGCCTGAGTAATTTCTTGTTATGGCAGCTTGCTTACAGTGAATTTTATTTTACACAGAAGTATTGGCCAGACTTCAAAAAAGAAGACTTAGTAGAGGCAATACAAATATATAATAAAAAAGAGCGTCGTTATGGAGGTTTAATAGATGAAGACTAG
- a CDS encoding phosphatidate cytidylyltransferase, with protein sequence MKTRVITGVLALPFLIAPIYFGGIILYVMIFLLSVIGTYELLRAYKVTNRGIYGIALITTLSYYLLLWFKGNDYLYLFITSFLLILLVYYVIAFPKLNFEAITVAFVAFFYITYLISHVIWIRESKDYGFALVWLVFLIGFGSDTFAYFSGRLFGKHKLAKVLSPKKTIEGSIGGIFGAMLLCFIYGLFMYKTGTFEDFSKLKFLILMGGAGSILSQVGDLVASAIKRQTGIKDFGKLLPGHGGILDRFDSNFFTAPFVYFIMTIFMS encoded by the coding sequence ATGAAGACTAGAGTCATTACTGGAGTTTTAGCACTTCCGTTTCTTATTGCACCTATTTATTTTGGAGGGATCATTTTATATGTAATGATTTTTTTACTCAGTGTAATTGGCACTTATGAATTGTTGAGAGCTTACAAAGTGACGAATAGAGGCATTTACGGGATTGCGCTTATAACTACATTAAGCTATTATTTGTTGCTGTGGTTTAAGGGTAATGATTATTTATATTTGTTTATTACTTCCTTCCTATTAATTTTGCTCGTTTATTATGTAATTGCATTTCCAAAATTAAATTTTGAAGCTATAACCGTTGCCTTTGTAGCATTTTTTTACATTACATATCTTATTTCTCATGTTATATGGATACGTGAGTCAAAAGACTATGGTTTTGCACTTGTTTGGCTAGTATTTCTAATAGGTTTCGGTAGTGATACTTTTGCATACTTTAGTGGTAGGTTATTTGGTAAGCATAAACTTGCAAAGGTATTAAGTCCTAAGAAAACAATTGAGGGTTCCATTGGCGGAATTTTTGGAGCCATGTTACTTTGCTTCATATATGGTTTATTTATGTACAAAACTGGGACATTTGAAGATTTCTCAAAATTAAAGTTTCTTATACTCATGGGTGGAGCTGGTTCTATTTTGTCCCAGGTTGGTGATTTAGTAGCTTCAGCTATCAAAAGACAAACTGGAATTAAAGATTTTGGAAAGTTGTTACCTGGCCATGGAGGTATATTAGATAGATTTGATAGTAATTTTTTTACTGCTCCGTTTGTATACTTCATTATGACCATATTTATGAGTTAA
- a CDS encoding 1-deoxy-D-xylulose-5-phosphate reductoisomerase encodes MKKISILGSTGSIGMQTLEIVDENEDIQVYGLTTNTNIERLYQQIQKFKPKVVAVMDEKKAMMLKSMVHSEVTVLQGIEGLIEVATLSEIDTVVTAVVGMIGLRPTIEAIKASKNIALANKETLVTAGSIIMELAKKHNVSILPVDSEHSAIFQALKGENAKEIENIWLTASGGPFRGLKTKELEGITLEQALKHPNWSMGHKITIDSATLMNKGLEVIEAKWLFDVSADQIKVVVHPQSIIHSMVEFCDGSVIGQLGLPDMKLPIQYALYYPNRHQNSFKRLNLAQIGKLTFEEPDRVTFPCLQLAFDAMNIGGSMPTVLNAANELVVSKFLNKEIGFIEIPKIIDFCMSKHDIINEITLDKILEVQKWTYELIESRW; translated from the coding sequence ATGAAAAAAATATCAATACTGGGATCAACAGGTTCTATTGGCATGCAGACTTTAGAAATTGTTGATGAAAATGAAGATATTCAAGTTTATGGATTAACAACAAATACGAATATTGAAAGATTATACCAGCAAATTCAAAAGTTTAAGCCCAAAGTTGTAGCTGTTATGGACGAAAAAAAAGCAATGATGCTAAAATCAATGGTTCATAGCGAGGTCACCGTACTACAAGGAATTGAAGGACTTATTGAAGTTGCAACTCTTTCAGAAATTGATACGGTAGTTACTGCAGTTGTTGGTATGATTGGCCTAAGACCTACGATTGAAGCAATAAAGGCTTCAAAAAACATTGCACTAGCGAATAAAGAAACCTTGGTAACGGCAGGCTCTATTATTATGGAGCTTGCAAAAAAGCACAATGTATCTATACTCCCTGTTGATAGTGAGCATTCAGCAATATTTCAAGCTTTAAAGGGAGAGAATGCGAAGGAAATAGAAAATATTTGGTTAACTGCATCTGGTGGACCTTTTAGAGGGTTGAAAACGAAAGAGCTTGAAGGCATTACTTTGGAGCAAGCATTAAAGCATCCGAATTGGTCAATGGGACACAAAATTACCATCGATTCAGCCACTTTGATGAACAAAGGATTAGAGGTAATAGAAGCCAAATGGTTATTTGACGTATCAGCTGATCAAATTAAAGTTGTTGTACACCCACAGAGTATTATTCATTCAATGGTAGAATTTTGTGATGGTTCAGTTATAGGTCAATTAGGATTGCCAGATATGAAACTTCCAATTCAATATGCATTATATTACCCTAACAGACACCAAAACAGCTTTAAGAGACTAAACTTAGCTCAAATTGGGAAACTTACTTTTGAAGAGCCGGACAGAGTAACTTTTCCTTGTCTTCAACTAGCTTTCGATGCAATGAATATTGGAGGTAGTATGCCAACAGTATTGAATGCTGCAAATGAACTCGTAGTTAGTAAGTTTTTAAACAAAGAAATTGGATTTATAGAGATACCTAAGATTATAGACTTTTGTATGTCAAAACATGATATAATTAATGAGATAACATTAGATAAAATACTTGAGGTTCAAAAATGGACCTATGAATTAATCGAGAGTAGGTGGTAA
- the rseP gene encoding RIP metalloprotease RseP codes for MNSIISILVAILIFGLIVLVHEFGHFFFARRNGITVEEFAIGMGPKIVGKKLGDTLFSIRALPFGGFCRLLGEDELVEDVNAYSSKSVWAKIQVVIGGPLFNMLLAFVFAIVFLLISGRVLTPVISEVSEGSPAQAAGLQIGDKLVAINDKNIVAYNEVQIYINENKGQAIELTYKRNGEKIDTVITPKLDKDNLYRIGVSPTAVSMSNPLNVVKYALIEIVFWVKMVFYGFGMLFSGAISANEVAGPVGIVTVVSEGYKSSIEMGLLSVIQTISFFIILLSANLGIMNLLPIPALDGGRLVFLIIEAIRRKPMNEEKEGKIHFIGYVLLMLLMVVVLFNDVRKLF; via the coding sequence ATGAATAGTATAATTTCAATTTTAGTTGCGATATTAATATTTGGATTAATTGTTTTAGTACATGAATTCGGTCATTTCTTTTTTGCTAGAAGAAATGGTATTACTGTAGAAGAATTTGCTATCGGAATGGGACCAAAGATTGTAGGTAAAAAGTTAGGGGATACTCTTTTTTCAATTAGAGCATTGCCTTTCGGAGGATTTTGCAGATTACTAGGTGAAGATGAATTGGTAGAAGATGTAAATGCTTACTCATCTAAATCTGTTTGGGCAAAGATACAGGTAGTAATTGGTGGGCCATTGTTTAATATGTTACTTGCGTTTGTTTTTGCAATTGTTTTTTTATTGATTAGTGGTAGAGTTTTAACACCAGTTATATCTGAAGTAAGTGAAGGTTCACCTGCACAAGCTGCTGGTCTTCAAATTGGAGATAAATTAGTAGCAATCAATGATAAAAATATTGTAGCATATAATGAAGTGCAAATATATATTAATGAAAACAAAGGTCAAGCCATTGAACTAACCTATAAAAGAAACGGAGAAAAAATAGATACTGTCATAACACCAAAACTTGATAAAGATAATCTTTATCGAATCGGGGTTAGTCCTACTGCTGTAAGTATGAGTAATCCATTAAATGTTGTTAAGTATGCTTTAATTGAAATTGTTTTTTGGGTTAAAATGGTTTTTTATGGATTTGGTATGTTGTTTTCAGGTGCTATTTCAGCAAATGAAGTTGCAGGTCCGGTTGGTATTGTAACTGTAGTAAGTGAAGGTTATAAATCAAGTATTGAAATGGGGCTACTATCGGTAATACAGACGATTTCATTTTTTATTATTTTACTTAGTGCAAATCTTGGAATAATGAACTTATTGCCTATTCCAGCCTTAGATGGTGGAAGATTGGTGTTTTTAATTATTGAGGCGATAAGACGTAAACCAATGAATGAAGAAAAAGAAGGAAAAATTCATTTTATTGGATATGTACTATTGATGTTACTTATGGTAGTTGTATTATTTAATGATGTCAGGAAGCTTTTTTAA
- a CDS encoding 4-hydroxy-3-methylbut-2-en-1-yl diphosphate synthase codes for MYRETTKAIHIGDAVIGNGNQILIQSMTNTKTEDVKSTVQQIKKLEEVGCHIIRVAVPTKEAALAIKEIKRQISIPIVADIHFDYKLALLSIENGADKIRINPGNIGTRDKLKAVVEACKVRNIPIRVGVNSGSLEKSILEKFGKPTAEALVESAIFNVELIQQFEYDNLVVSIKSSDVLQSIEAYELAAKKMIYPLHIGITEAGTLFSGTIKSSVGLGIILAKGIGDTLRVSLTGDPIEEIRVGQKVLQALDLYPKGVEIISCPTCGRTQIELIKLANEVEKRCEHMNKQIKVAIMGCAVNGPGEAREADIGIAGGQGVGLIFKKGEVFKKVEEGNLIEALIEEINKL; via the coding sequence ATGTATAGAGAAACTACAAAAGCAATTCATATTGGTGACGCTGTGATTGGAAATGGCAATCAGATTTTGATTCAATCTATGACCAATACAAAAACAGAAGATGTTAAGAGCACCGTACAACAAATAAAAAAGCTTGAAGAAGTAGGGTGTCATATTATTCGTGTAGCTGTACCTACAAAAGAAGCTGCATTAGCAATAAAGGAAATTAAAAGACAAATCAGTATCCCTATTGTAGCCGACATACACTTTGATTATAAGCTAGCATTGTTATCAATTGAAAATGGTGCTGATAAGATTAGAATAAATCCCGGCAATATTGGAACTAGGGACAAGCTAAAAGCAGTTGTTGAAGCTTGCAAGGTTAGAAATATTCCAATAAGAGTTGGCGTAAATAGTGGTTCCTTAGAGAAAAGTATTCTCGAAAAATTTGGCAAACCAACAGCAGAGGCACTCGTAGAAAGTGCGATTTTTAACGTAGAGCTTATTCAACAATTTGAGTATGATAATTTAGTCGTATCCATCAAATCCTCCGACGTACTTCAATCCATAGAAGCGTATGAATTAGCAGCTAAAAAAATGATATACCCACTTCATATTGGTATCACTGAAGCAGGGACACTTTTTTCTGGCACGATAAAGTCTTCAGTTGGTCTAGGTATCATACTAGCCAAAGGAATTGGAGATACACTTAGAGTATCCTTAACAGGCGATCCTATTGAAGAAATAAGAGTAGGCCAAAAGGTTTTACAGGCACTTGATTTATATCCTAAGGGTGTAGAAATTATTTCATGCCCTACCTGTGGTAGAACTCAAATAGAATTAATTAAGCTTGCCAATGAAGTTGAAAAAAGATGTGAACATATGAATAAGCAAATCAAGGTAGCTATAATGGGTTGTGCTGTGAACGGACCAGGAGAGGCAAGAGAAGCAGATATTGGAATTGCGGGTGGTCAAGGAGTTGGACTCATTTTTAAAAAAGGTGAAGTATTTAAAAAGGTTGAAGAAGGTAATCTAATTGAAGCATTAATTGAAGAAATCAATAAACTGTAG